The sequence ACTTTCCATACTAGCGCGTGAATTATGCGCGCCGTTCTGGGAGCCTTCTTTCAGTGTGGAACGCAAACGCGAAGTCATTAAAAAGTCCCTTATCTGGAACATGACACGCGGCACCAGCTGGTGTGTGCGTGATGCACTGGAAACGGTGTACGGCAACGCAACACTAGAGGAATGGCACGAAGACGGCGGCACACGCGGCACTTTTAAAGTGCGTGTGGATAATGATGATCCTGTAACAAAAGATTCATTCGGCAAACTCACACGCATCCTTACCGAAACTAAACGGCAGAGCCAGCACCTAGACGCGCTTGTCATCCCCCGTAGTGCAGAAAGCAGCCTTGTAGTTGGCGGTATGTGCGAGGTTGCACAGCCTATTATCGGCGTAATGCAGCATCATGCATCCGGTAGCGGACAATGCGGCAGTGTTGGTGTGGCGTTTTTTCTCCCAAGCATCTTGTGCAACTCTCAACTGTAAAAAGGAACACCCATGGCAACATTTATCAACGTCCGAACTACTGAGGTAGGACAGGCGTTACTTGCACAAGTTCATGCAGGTAGCGAAGAATTGACCATTACCGGCATTGCATTTGGCAGTGGCGCATGGACAGACGAAGAATACGCCGAAAGAAATTTAACAGCGCTCAACAACGAAGTAATGCGCGTTGCCCCAAGTGGCGGCAGACAGTCTGGCGGC is a genomic window of Halodesulfovibrio aestuarii DSM 17919 = ATCC 29578 containing:
- a CDS encoding phage tail protein I gives rise to the protein MTTLTELHFADLLPDSIKDDATTKALAEVIDIEFSLLLATMNVPQFLLRVDDMVEPELSILARELCAPFWEPSFSVERKREVIKKSLIWNMTRGTSWCVRDALETVYGNATLEEWHEDGGTRGTFKVRVDNDDPVTKDSFGKLTRILTETKRQSQHLDALVIPRSAESSLVVGGMCEVAQPIIGVMQHHASGSGQCGSVGVAFFLPSILCNSQL